A window of Cucurbita pepo subsp. pepo cultivar mu-cu-16 chromosome LG06, ASM280686v2, whole genome shotgun sequence contains these coding sequences:
- the LOC111796903 gene encoding ribonuclease P protein subunit p25-like protein — MDRYHRVEKPRAETPIDENEIRITSQGRMRNYITYAMTLLQEKGSNEIVFKAMGRAINKTVTIVELIKRRIVGLHQNTSIGSTDITDTWEPLEEGLLPLETTRHVSMIVITLSKKELNTSSVGYQPPLPAELVKTFVEYDYEGEGSPHDQGPGRGRGRGRSGRGRSRGRGPPGNGFVGNEYDDGDWDRNRGGNGRGRGRGRGGGNFRGRGRGGYNGPQFDLQQDGGYNQDFPPQGRGRGRGRGGYRGRGRGFRTNGGGPIQAAA; from the exons AGACTCCAATTGACGAGAATGAAATTCGGATTACAAGCCAAGGACGGATGCGCAACTATATCACATATGCCATGACCCTACTTCAG GAAAAAGGTTCTaatgaaattgttttcaaGGCTATGGGAAGGGCTATAAACAAGACTGTGACAATTGTGGAATTAATCAAG AGGCGAATTGTAGGTCTTCATCAGAATACCTCAATTGGCTCCACAGACATCACTGATACATGGGAGCCCTTGGAGGAAGGCCTTCTTCC ATTGGAAACAACAAGGCATGTATCGATGATTGTGATTACCCTTTCGAAGAAGGAATTAAATACATCCTCTGTGGG GTATCAGCCTCCACTTCCTGCTGAGCTGGTGAAAACATTTGTAGAGTATGATTACGAGGGAG AAGGCTCACCTCATGATCAGGGTCCAGGACGAGGCAGAGGTCGGGGCCGCAGTGGCAGAGGAAGGTCTAGGGGTAGAG GACCCCCAGGTAATGGCTTTGTGGGTAATGAATATGATGATGGAGATTGGGACCGTAATAGGGGTGGTAATGGAAGAGGAAGGGGTCGAGGGAGGGGTGGTGGTAATTTCCGTGGCCGTGGAAGAGGAGGATACAATGGACCTCAATTTGATTTACAGCAAGATGGAGGTTACAATCAAGACTTCCCACCCCAAGGCCGTG GGCGTGGGCGTGGAAGGGGCGGGTATCGTGGAAGGGGACGTGGTTTCAGAACTAATGGAGGAGGACCGATCCAGGCTGCTGCATGA
- the LOC111797363 gene encoding protein Simiate has protein sequence MEKTKIHSHLPYRASNSATNCNHKAFLVGNLEFSDPPPVPSDNLSPMVQNSPQPPPLEEQQPQKPPEPLPKSSQDDELDEELRKLLIPDVRDLPFAPPSAVETNFVSYFAPDFMKEGHDQYVYRHANGLCVIGLAPTHIAFKDSSGITAVDFNVGKSDRSSFKVTGKRKKNAQFFEPNSAICKVCTKDASYIVRCSVKGSLLEVNDRLMKQPELLKNVAHREGYIAIVMPKPGDWVKVKESLLSLEEYKRLREV, from the exons ATGGAA AAGACGAAGATTCATTCGCATTTGCCATACCGGGCCAGCAATTCCGCCACCAACTGCAATCACAAGGCTTTTTTGGTAGGAAACTTAGAATTTTCCGATCCTCCTCCGGTGCCCTCTGATAATCTCTCCCCGATGGTTCAAAACTCTCCACAACCGCCGCCACTTGAGGAGCAACAACCACAGAAACCGCCAGAACCATTGCCGAAATCTTCCCAAGATGATGAACTAGACGAAGAGCTACGTAAACTTCTGATTCCCGATGTTAGGGATCTTCCTTTCGCGCCTCCCTCCGCCGTCGAGACCAATTTCGTCTCGTATTTCGCTCCTG ATTTTATGAAGGAAGGTCATGATCAGTACGTTTACCGCCATGCCAACGG CTTGTGTGTGATCGGCTTGGCTCCTACGCATATTGCATTCAAAGACAGTAGTGGTATCACAGCTGTTGATTTCAATGTAGGGAAATCTGATCGCAGTAGCTTTAAAGTCACTGGGAAACGCAAGAAG AATGCGCAATTCTTTGAGCCCAATTCTGCTATATGTAAAGTCTGCACCAAAGATGCTTCATATATTGTAAG GTGTTCTGTTAAAGGTTCTCTATTGGAAGTTAATGATCGCTTGATGAAGCAGCCAGAGTTGCTAAAAAATGTG GCTCACAGAGAAGGCTACATTGCTATTGTTATGCCAAAGCCAGGAGATTGGGTGAAAGTTAAGGAGTCATTGCTGAGCCTCGAAGAGTACAAACGATTGAGAGAAGTGTAG